The Coleofasciculaceae cyanobacterium sequence AGAAACGAACACACCACAGATCGTTATTTCTGGGCAGAAAAAGGTTTGTTTGGCGCTCAATATGTAGAAGAAAACCACTTTCTCTTTCCCAGTCTGCAATCAATCGATCTTCAAGAGTGGGATAATGATAAAGCGATCGCTACAGCAGCTACTCGTTAGAGTAAGAGTCATTAATTTAAAGCAAATTTAAGCAAACTTAAATACTTAGATTTTTTTAAAGGGAGATAAATATTATGTTTATCTCCCTTTGAAGATCTAACCTAAAATTATTAAATTTTAATCAAACCTAATTAAGCTAATAGTTATATTTATTCCACTGTTTTCACCGACAGGTTTTCCTGTAGTTTAATCAACTCATCTCGATGAGCAGTAACGGTGACTAAATTAGGGCTATTTGTTCTAGATGTGACCTGTAATAACACTTCTTCCCAGCGACCAGCTTTACGCCAATAAAAAACGCCAGCTAAGGGTGCAATCAAAACCAATAGCCAAAATAATAGATTGTTAACATTAGGAAACAGCAAAAACAACACCAAAACCAAACAAGATAAACCTACTACCGCTAAAAAACTTAACAATATAGCTAAGAAAAGGCTGGGCTGTACAAATCCTTTGAAAACAATCAGCTTATTTTCTGCATTAACGGCGGTTAGTCGGTAAGCCCTGGCTTCAAAATATTCTTGCAATTGTTTAAGCAAAATATCTGCAGATTCAGCAGGAACAAGCTGTATCTGCTTGGTACGATCTTTGACTGAAGCGCGAATGAAGAAAAATAACCCGATCATCATCAACAGGGTCAAAAAAAAGGTCGAGGAAATAACTGGCAGGTTCACTAGATTAAATTCAGATTTATGATCGTGACAATATTCTCAAATACATTGACAATTTTTTCTTTACTACCAGAAATTTTCTTACTGGCGATCGGCATAATAATGATTATAGTAATGATAAGAGCTAGTAGTGCGGTTGACCTGATTTGCGACTACTCCTAGAACGGGCACGTTAGACATTTTAATATTATCAATATTTTGCTTAAGTAAAGAGCGATCGGTCTTGCCAATTCTGACTACCAATATCACTCCATCAGTACGACTTGATAAAATTCTACCGTCGGCAAATCCTAATATTGGTGGAGTATCGTAAATAATTAAGTCATATTTTCTACTGCTTTTTAAACGTTCCATCAAAGCGTACATTTTTTGAGAGGAGAGTAAGCGAGTCGGATCTGGGGGAATTTCTCCTGCCGTGATGATAGATAAATTTTCCCACTGAGGAACTTTGACAATTGCTTCTTCAACGTCTAGGCCAGTAGCTAAAACGTTACTCAAGCCTTCTTGATTCTCAATCCCAATCCAGCGATGAACTTGAGGACGGCGCAGATCGGCATCAATTAATAAGACTTTTTGCTCCATTGCTGCTGCTGCCTGTGCTAAATGACAGGAGACAGTCGATTTTCCTTCCGAGGGAATAGAGGAGCTAATTACAAAAGAGCGGATTGAAGTGTCAGAGCCTAAAAGCTTGATATTAGTGTTAAGAGAGCGAAAAGACTCTAAGAAAGGAGAAGCACCATACCATTTTTGCTTACTATCGACAGCAGACCTTGGCGAAGCTTTAAAAGAGCGATTGAGATTAAGAGTGTTGTTACCAATTTGTAATCGAGGCAAATTAACTTTTTCTTTTTTAGGTTCTACTAATAATTCATCTAAAGGTTTGAGATCTTTTTGTACTGGAATCAAACCTAATATAGGCAATTTTATTCTCTCTTTTAGCTCTTCTGAAGAGTGAAAAACTGGATCGAGACGCTCTGCTAATAGTGCTGCGGCACAACCTAACATTAAACCAGAAACTAAGCCTAACGCCAGGTTACGAACAGGATTAGGAGATATAGGATTTTCCGCTACGCTAGGTTGTGAAATCGCTTGCCAGGGAAGCGCTTGCTGCGCTCCTTGAAGCTGTAATTCTTCTTGAGCAGTTAAAAAGCGGTTTAAACTCTCGGTGGCTACAATTAGCTGTCTGTTTAAATCAGTATATTGACGGGCGATAACAGGCATTTGCTTGGTCAAACTATTCAACTCAGCGATCGCTCCTTGTAGAACCCGCTCTCTAAGCTCAAGTATTTCGATTTTATTAGCGGCTTCAATATACTTTTGGTTGAGTCCCAGGCGTAAAGAGCTAGGAGAAGTTAAATTTGGCGTGTTTTCTACTGCATTGGTCAAATTTTGACCTAAAATTCCACTGGCTTCCTGCTGCAACAGTGCAAGTAAACGAGTTTTTTTATCTTCCAAAGCTTGAACAACTGGATTCTGGTCTGAAAAGCGGGAAGATTCTTTAGCTAGCTCTACCTCGACTTGCTGTAGCTCATCTAGCAAATTTTGGTATCGTGGTGATTCGCTTAGATAGCTTGCAGCTAACGCCTGTTGCGGTTCCAATCTCAGCTGATTTTGGAGCAAGGCGTATAAAGATTTTGTTTCTTTTAATTCAGCCTGAGTATTAAAGTATTTTTGCTCAAAATCAACCCGCTGCCTGGCTAATATTCCTGCTTGCTGTTCTGGATCTAATAGATTGTATCGCTGACGAAATTTTTGTAGCTTACCTTGCAACCGATCAACTCTTGACCTTACCTCTGGTAATTGCCTCTCAACGAAATCAATACCTTGTCTAACTTCTACTCTTCTTTCTTCTAAAGAATAACGCAGATAAGCTTCTGCCAAATTATCTAAAACAAACTGAATTTTGTTTGGATCGCCATCAACGTAGGACACCTCTATTATTTTGGTTTCGTCTAGCTGCTCAATTTTTAGGGGAGACCTTTTCGGCTTGATTAGCTCATCATATTCGATTTCTGAATACTTAGTAGACAGATTTTTGACGATTGGTTCGAGAACGCGAGGGCTTTGCAGTACTTTAATTTGAGTTTCATAGTCTAATCCTCCTAAATCCTGCTGCAATATTGAAAGAGTATCGTCTTGCTCTTCGGTTACCGGCTCGACTAAAAGTTTGAAACTACCCTCATACTTTGCTTCCTGATTAAAAGTTACAATTGCCGATAAAGCAGTTACGCCAGCAACTACACCACAAATTAAACGCAAGCGATGTTTAACTATACTGGTTAATTGACGTAGATCGATACTATCTCCTTCGGCTTCTCCTGATTGGTCAACCACAGGTAAGGAATAGGCATAGGTATCGTTTGCATTTCTAAGACCAATCCCATTACCATTTCTATCTTTTGAAGGAAGATAAGTAGAACGATCTGAACTTCTATCGGGCATTATTTTATCAATCCTCACAACGCGGATTATTTTAAATTATTCGCATAATGACCCATTGCCACTGCAAGATGTGGCAGAGCAATGGGCTAACACTTTAGCGCACTCTTATCTAAAAGATGGCATTAAATAAACCAAATAGACCCCCAAGAGGGCTAGTTACATTACCAATACTATCGCTAGTTGCGGTTGTACCAGAACGACCAACGACCACTACATCGTTTTGACCGAGAACTGGATTAGTTTCGTCATTAACTTCTGCGCCAAAATCGACTTGAATTTTTCGCTTTTCTACCGTACCGTTTGGCTTAAGGCTAACCAGTTCGACCTCCTTACTGTTGGCACGCTGAGTATCAAATCCACCAGCAGCTAAAATAGCCTGGTTGAGCGGAGTGTTTGGCTCTACTTCTACAGGACCTGGGGTAACTACTTCTCCTACGACATTAACTGTAATTGTCTCTGGAGAAAAAGTAGCTGAGGCAAGTTGACGTCTTTCTTCTTCGGTAGGTGCCTTTGCTTGAGGAATAAGGACTTTATCTCCTTCTTGCAAAATAATATCTTGGCTAGTATCTCCAGATTGAATAACCTCCCATAGATTAACCGCAATCGTCTTTTCTTCACCATTCCAGGCAGTACGTTTAATCTCTACTTGTTTAATATCTGCTAGAGGTTTGATACCATTAGCAGCACTAATAGCCTGAGAAAGTCTGGGAGGAATTGACTCTTCTTTTCCTTGATTAGCTACATTAATACTATCTCTGCTGAGTAGTCCTGGTTGAATAAAATGAGAACCTGGACGATACACTTCTCCTACTACCGCTATCTTGATCGGTTTGTCTGATTGTAAGCCAAAGCTAGATTGAGCTAAACGATCTAGTTCAGAAGTATTAATTTTATCAGTTGTAGGTACAAAGATAGTGTCTCCATCTCGAAGAGAGATATCCTGCCTAATTTGATTTCTGGTTAGTAGATCCCAAAGATTAGCATTGTAAACAACTTCTTTGCCCTTATTTTCTCTGGTCACTCTGACGTTACGCACGTCAGCAATAGTAGTAATACCGCCAGCTTGTTCTAGCATATCAGTGACGGTAGGAAACTGAGGATTCTCAGCAGTTAGAGCAACCTCATAAGCTCCTGGATTGTCTATTTCTCCCGCAATACCAATTCTTAAGGGGCGAGGTGTAACTAAACCAACAGTAATAATTGGTCTTTTAAGATAAGTTGCATACTCTTTAGAAACTACATCAGAAGTTTGCTTGAGACTCAAACCTCTAACATCAACTCGACCAACTAAGGGCAGACTAATAGTACCATCTACCAAAACAGGATATTGTCCGCTATATTCTTCTACCTGGAAGATATTGAGATTGATTGTATCGCCAGCTCCCAAAGTATAGTCAGTTTCCTCAGTCGCAAATTCTACGTTAGCTGGAGGTATAGGAGCTGTAACTTGTGTAGGGTTAGAGCTAGGAGCTGTCTGGTTTTCTAGGGGTGGTAAATCTCTATAGTTGAATTGTTGTGGTTCAGTTGATGATTGTCCTGAATTTGTATCTTGTAATTCAATAGTGTTGTCCTGAGCAATTGCTGGAGCCGATGCAAGAGCCAAACAGAAGAATAAAGCGATTGCGCTATA is a genomic window containing:
- a CDS encoding cofactor assembly of complex C subunit B encodes the protein MNLPVISSTFFLTLLMMIGLFFFIRASVKDRTKQIQLVPAESADILLKQLQEYFEARAYRLTAVNAENKLIVFKGFVQPSLFLAILLSFLAVVGLSCLVLVLFLLFPNVNNLLFWLLVLIAPLAGVFYWRKAGRWEEVLLQVTSRTNSPNLVTVTAHRDELIKLQENLSVKTVE
- a CDS encoding polysaccharide biosynthesis tyrosine autokinase — translated: MPDRSSDRSTYLPSKDRNGNGIGLRNANDTYAYSLPVVDQSGEAEGDSIDLRQLTSIVKHRLRLICGVVAGVTALSAIVTFNQEAKYEGSFKLLVEPVTEEQDDTLSILQQDLGGLDYETQIKVLQSPRVLEPIVKNLSTKYSEIEYDELIKPKRSPLKIEQLDETKIIEVSYVDGDPNKIQFVLDNLAEAYLRYSLEERRVEVRQGIDFVERQLPEVRSRVDRLQGKLQKFRQRYNLLDPEQQAGILARQRVDFEQKYFNTQAELKETKSLYALLQNQLRLEPQQALAASYLSESPRYQNLLDELQQVEVELAKESSRFSDQNPVVQALEDKKTRLLALLQQEASGILGQNLTNAVENTPNLTSPSSLRLGLNQKYIEAANKIEILELRERVLQGAIAELNSLTKQMPVIARQYTDLNRQLIVATESLNRFLTAQEELQLQGAQQALPWQAISQPSVAENPISPNPVRNLALGLVSGLMLGCAAALLAERLDPVFHSSEELKERIKLPILGLIPVQKDLKPLDELLVEPKKEKVNLPRLQIGNNTLNLNRSFKASPRSAVDSKQKWYGASPFLESFRSLNTNIKLLGSDTSIRSFVISSSIPSEGKSTVSCHLAQAAAAMEQKVLLIDADLRRPQVHRWIGIENQEGLSNVLATGLDVEEAIVKVPQWENLSIITAGEIPPDPTRLLSSQKMYALMERLKSSRKYDLIIYDTPPILGFADGRILSSRTDGVILVVRIGKTDRSLLKQNIDNIKMSNVPVLGVVANQVNRTTSSYHYYNHYYADRQ
- a CDS encoding polysaccharide biosynthesis/export family protein, encoding MKITSVLYQLFLERVNSYSAIALFFCLALASAPAIAQDNTIELQDTNSGQSSTEPQQFNYRDLPPLENQTAPSSNPTQVTAPIPPANVEFATEETDYTLGAGDTINLNIFQVEEYSGQYPVLVDGTISLPLVGRVDVRGLSLKQTSDVVSKEYATYLKRPIITVGLVTPRPLRIGIAGEIDNPGAYEVALTAENPQFPTVTDMLEQAGGITTIADVRNVRVTRENKGKEVVYNANLWDLLTRNQIRQDISLRDGDTIFVPTTDKINTSELDRLAQSSFGLQSDKPIKIAVVGEVYRPGSHFIQPGLLSRDSINVANQGKEESIPPRLSQAISAANGIKPLADIKQVEIKRTAWNGEEKTIAVNLWEVIQSGDTSQDIILQEGDKVLIPQAKAPTEEERRQLASATFSPETITVNVVGEVVTPGPVEVEPNTPLNQAILAAGGFDTQRANSKEVELVSLKPNGTVEKRKIQVDFGAEVNDETNPVLGQNDVVVVGRSGTTATSDSIGNVTSPLGGLFGLFNAIF